Proteins encoded together in one Bradyrhizobium sp. CB82 window:
- a CDS encoding GNAT family N-acetyltransferase, which produces MALEETIHTASVQGYVRTLIQQEELPLLRDHLLRLDPESRHDRFNGFLDDSFIERYAARCADDGTVIVAYIVDGVVRGAAELHPPEGDSLPEVAFSVEASARRQGVGTVLFRRLIAEARWKGFGRLRITTGAENHAMRALAKKFGAHLAFRHGESTGTIDLTKTPEAELADLAAAPFKAGRALLSFNSTWWKLFSSMYGNRAA; this is translated from the coding sequence GTGGCACTTGAAGAAACCATCCACACGGCGTCCGTCCAGGGCTATGTGCGGACCCTGATCCAGCAAGAGGAATTGCCGCTCCTGCGCGATCACCTGCTGAGGCTCGATCCCGAGAGCCGGCACGACCGCTTCAACGGTTTTCTCGACGACAGCTTCATCGAGCGTTACGCCGCTCGCTGCGCGGACGACGGCACCGTGATCGTCGCCTACATCGTCGACGGCGTGGTCCGCGGCGCGGCCGAGCTGCATCCGCCGGAAGGCGATTCGCTGCCCGAAGTGGCGTTCAGCGTCGAAGCGTCCGCGCGTCGCCAGGGCGTCGGCACCGTGCTGTTTCGGCGTTTGATCGCGGAAGCGCGCTGGAAGGGTTTTGGGCGCCTGCGCATCACGACGGGCGCGGAGAATCACGCGATGCGGGCGCTGGCGAAGAAGTTCGGCGCGCATCTGGCATTCCGGCACGGCGAATCCACCGGCACGATCGATCTCACCAAGACGCCGGAGGCCGAGCTTGCGGATCTCGCGGCAGCGCCGTTCAAGGCCGGCCGTGCGCTGCTGAGCTTCAACAGTACATGGTGGAAGCTGTTTTCCAGCATGTACGGCAATCGCGCCGCCTAA
- a CDS encoding SRPBCC domain-containing protein, translated as MNNTETRSVVVEREFAHPPQKLWRALTQPHLIAEWLMKNDFLPEVGHRFNLTGEWGGVLDCEVLTVEPNKVLSYTWNFAHQDAAYNLESVVTFILTPTQGGTLLRVEQVGFRPDQKQAYGGAHAGWKQFLAKLEEILPRAD; from the coding sequence ATGAACAACACCGAGACCCGTTCCGTCGTCGTCGAGCGCGAGTTCGCACATCCGCCGCAAAAGCTCTGGCGCGCCCTGACGCAGCCGCATCTGATCGCGGAATGGCTGATGAAGAACGATTTTCTGCCGGAGGTCGGCCATCGCTTCAACCTCACCGGCGAGTGGGGCGGCGTGCTCGACTGCGAGGTCCTCACGGTGGAGCCGAACAAGGTGCTGTCCTACACTTGGAACTTTGCGCATCAGGACGCAGCCTACAATCTGGAGAGCGTGGTCACCTTCATCCTCACTCCGACGCAGGGCGGAACTCTGCTCCGCGTCGAGCAGGTGGGATTCCGCCCGGACCAGAAGCAGGCCTATGGCGGCGCTCATGCCGGATGGAAGCAGTTTTTGGCGAAGTTGGAAGAGATTCTGCCGCGGGCAGACTGA
- a CDS encoding DUF2735 domain-containing protein produces MMNSNLGQGSGQGSGQGSGQGSATIYQFPVGGRAALGGRRYGEARLPSEHVSSPVVETICSGSWYHQEAIEEAKPKWDR; encoded by the coding sequence ATGATGAACAGTAACTTGGGCCAAGGGTCGGGCCAAGGGTCGGGCCAAGGGTCAGGCCAGGGATCGGCCACGATCTACCAATTCCCGGTCGGGGGCCGTGCGGCTCTCGGCGGTCGCCGCTATGGCGAAGCCAGGCTGCCGTCCGAACACGTTTCGTCGCCCGTCGTCGAGACGATCTGCAGCGGCAGCTGGTATCACCAGGAGGCGATCGAGGAAGCCAAGCCGAAATGGGATCGCTGA
- a CDS encoding glutamine synthetase beta-grasp domain-containing protein produces the protein MTKYKLEYIWLDGYTPTPNLRGKTQIKEFASFPTLEQLPLWGFDGSSTQQAEGHSSDCVLKPVAVFPDGARTNGVLVMCEVMMPDGKTPHASNKRATILDDAGAWFGFEQEYFFYKDGRPLGFPTAGYPAPQGPYYTGVGFSNVGDVARKIVEEHLDLCLTAGINHEGINAEVAKGQWEFQIFGKGSKTAADQMWMARYLMLRLTEKYGIDIEFHCKPLGDTDWNGSGMHANFSTAYMREVGGKEYFEALMAAFEKNLMDHIAVYGPDNDKRLTGKHETAPWNKFSYGVADRGASIRVPHSFVNNGYKGYLEDRRPNSQGDPYQIASQILKTIASVPTDKKAVA, from the coding sequence ATGACCAAGTACAAGCTCGAGTACATCTGGCTCGACGGATACACGCCGACTCCGAATTTGCGCGGCAAAACTCAGATCAAGGAATTCGCGTCGTTCCCGACGCTCGAGCAGCTTCCGCTCTGGGGCTTCGATGGCTCCTCCACCCAGCAGGCCGAAGGCCACAGCTCCGATTGCGTGCTGAAGCCGGTCGCGGTGTTCCCGGACGGTGCCCGGACCAACGGCGTGCTCGTGATGTGCGAAGTCATGATGCCCGACGGCAAGACCCCGCATGCGTCCAACAAGCGCGCCACCATCCTCGACGACGCCGGCGCATGGTTCGGCTTCGAGCAGGAGTACTTCTTCTACAAGGATGGCCGTCCGCTCGGCTTTCCGACCGCTGGCTATCCGGCCCCGCAGGGTCCGTACTACACCGGCGTCGGTTTCTCGAACGTCGGCGACGTGGCCCGCAAGATCGTGGAAGAGCATCTCGATCTCTGCCTGACCGCCGGCATCAACCATGAAGGCATCAACGCCGAAGTCGCGAAGGGCCAGTGGGAATTCCAGATCTTCGGCAAGGGCTCCAAGACCGCTGCCGACCAGATGTGGATGGCTCGCTACCTGATGCTGCGCCTCACCGAGAAGTACGGCATCGACATCGAATTCCACTGCAAGCCGCTTGGCGACACCGACTGGAACGGCTCGGGCATGCACGCCAACTTCTCGACCGCCTATATGCGTGAGGTCGGCGGCAAGGAGTATTTCGAGGCGCTGATGGCGGCGTTCGAAAAGAACCTGATGGACCACATCGCTGTCTACGGCCCGGACAATGACAAGCGTCTGACCGGCAAGCACGAGACCGCGCCCTGGAACAAGTTCAGCTATGGCGTGGCCGACCGCGGTGCCTCGATCCGCGTTCCGCACTCCTTCGTCAACAACGGCTACAAGGGCTATCTGGAAGACCGCCGTCCGAACTCGCAGGGCGACCCATACCAGATCGCTTCCCAGATCCTGAAGACGATCGCGTCTGTGCCGACCGACAAGAAGGCCGTGGCCTAA
- a CDS encoding PaaI family thioesterase, translating to MTPLERLHAMKMPFAELKGVQFVAAEPDRVVAKMTVRPDLCTLGHIAHGGAIMAFADSVGAAATVINLPADAKGTTTLESKTNFIGGAKEGATVIATATPIHRGRRTQVWQTRLETEDGKLVALVTQTQMILV from the coding sequence ATGACGCCGCTCGAAAGACTTCACGCGATGAAAATGCCGTTCGCCGAGCTCAAGGGGGTGCAGTTCGTCGCGGCCGAGCCGGATCGCGTGGTGGCGAAGATGACGGTCAGGCCCGACCTCTGCACGCTCGGCCACATCGCGCATGGCGGTGCCATCATGGCCTTCGCCGATTCCGTCGGGGCTGCCGCGACCGTGATCAACCTGCCGGCGGATGCCAAGGGGACGACGACGCTGGAGAGCAAGACCAATTTCATCGGCGGCGCGAAGGAGGGGGCCACGGTGATCGCCACGGCGACCCCGATCCACCGGGGGCGGCGAACCCAGGTCTGGCAAACCCGCCTGGAGACCGAGGACGGTAAGTTGGTAGCGCTGGTGACGCAGACCCAGATGATCCTCGTATGA
- a CDS encoding serine hydrolase, with translation MTGRGFTRLLCVACAAAFPFTLDALTHRAFAQAAPASQGAGPRFRADGPNADEFGQKEGYPSCKGIEYVDQARCRVGALSRYDTLFPAHTITAPKQSVPLARAASEPVIRYGFAGLELTLDDYLNRQPVTGLLIARDNTILVERYQYGRADTDRLASFSMAKTVVALLIGIAVNEGAIHSVDDLAETYVPGLKDTEYGRTPIKALLLMASGVAFSEDYADRSSDINKLARMTVEQDSAGSLNAVKQFNTRRDAPGARFSYSSAESLVLGLVLAAATKRTVADYAAEKLWQPLGAEADATWIIDATGQEITFAYVNAVLRDWARLGLMLANRGNWQGKTVVPEDWLTASAANALPTDSPLVKYGYQIWYSADTRRFSLRGLRGQFVFVDPDLKLVLVQTALSSGPPETAELFALWNALRAQVQ, from the coding sequence ATGACCGGACGCGGCTTTACACGGCTGCTTTGCGTCGCCTGCGCAGCGGCATTCCCTTTCACCCTGGATGCGCTCACGCATCGAGCCTTCGCCCAGGCAGCACCGGCCTCACAAGGTGCCGGCCCTCGCTTTCGTGCGGACGGGCCGAATGCCGACGAGTTCGGCCAGAAGGAGGGGTATCCGAGTTGCAAGGGAATTGAGTATGTCGACCAAGCGCGCTGCCGCGTCGGAGCACTGAGCCGCTATGACACGCTGTTTCCCGCGCACACCATCACTGCCCCCAAACAATCAGTCCCGCTGGCGCGCGCAGCGAGCGAACCCGTCATTCGCTATGGCTTCGCCGGGCTTGAGCTCACGCTCGACGATTACCTCAATCGTCAGCCGGTCACCGGTCTCCTGATCGCGAGAGACAATACGATTCTGGTCGAGCGCTACCAGTACGGTCGCGCCGATACGGATCGCCTGGCGTCCTTTTCCATGGCGAAGACCGTGGTTGCGCTGCTGATCGGCATCGCCGTGAATGAGGGCGCGATCCACTCCGTCGACGACCTGGCGGAAACCTATGTCCCCGGTCTCAAGGACACTGAATACGGCCGCACGCCGATCAAGGCGCTGCTGCTGATGGCCTCAGGCGTCGCCTTCTCGGAAGACTACGCCGACCGATCCAGCGACATCAACAAACTGGCCCGTATGACGGTTGAACAGGACTCGGCCGGCAGCCTCAATGCGGTGAAGCAGTTCAACACCCGTCGCGACGCGCCGGGTGCGCGCTTCTCGTATTCGTCGGCCGAATCGCTGGTTCTCGGCCTTGTGCTCGCGGCCGCCACCAAACGGACTGTCGCCGACTATGCCGCCGAAAAACTCTGGCAGCCGCTGGGGGCGGAAGCCGATGCGACGTGGATCATCGATGCAACCGGGCAGGAAATTACGTTTGCCTATGTCAATGCGGTGCTGCGCGACTGGGCGCGTCTCGGCCTGATGCTGGCCAATCGCGGCAATTGGCAGGGCAAGACCGTCGTGCCCGAGGACTGGCTCACGGCGTCGGCCGCGAATGCGCTTCCGACCGACTCACCGCTGGTGAAGTACGGTTATCAAATCTGGTATTCCGCAGACACCAGGCGTTTTTCGCTGCGAGGCCTTCGCGGACAATTTGTCTTTGTCGATCCGGACCTGAAGCTTGTTCTCGTGCAGACCGCGCTCAGCAGTGGTCCGCCCGAGACCGCTGAGCTGTTTGCTCTGTGGAACGCGCTGAGAGCACAAGTTCAGTAG
- a CDS encoding tyrosine-protein phosphatase, translating to MSDSPARHLALQGASNFRDLGGYATADGRQTRWRHLFRSNHLGLLTEADVEIVRSLGVRSAFDFRGVEERADSLCGMREITTHSLPIEPTVVAALRARMAEGTLTAPVALEIMRESYRNYVRHNTHSFRALFSHLLEDRAPLVIHCTAGKDRTGFACALILHALGVPEETIAEDYLLTNRFYRRDPSAASELPQDVRDAIGSVEASYLAAGFEAVRDDYGDLETYLRDGLKLGTFERTALKTRYLQA from the coding sequence ATGTCAGACTCCCCTGCCCGCCACCTCGCCTTGCAAGGCGCCAGCAATTTCCGCGACCTCGGCGGTTACGCGACTGCCGACGGCCGGCAGACGCGCTGGCGCCACCTCTTCCGCTCCAATCATCTTGGCCTCCTCACCGAAGCCGATGTCGAGATCGTCCGCAGCCTCGGTGTGCGGAGCGCATTCGATTTCCGCGGCGTCGAAGAGCGCGCGGATTCGCTGTGCGGCATGCGCGAGATCACCACGCATTCGCTGCCAATCGAGCCGACCGTGGTGGCGGCGCTCAGGGCACGGATGGCGGAGGGCACGCTGACCGCGCCCGTCGCGCTCGAGATCATGCGCGAATCCTACCGCAACTACGTCCGCCACAACACGCACAGCTTTCGCGCGCTGTTCAGTCATCTCCTGGAGGACCGCGCACCGCTCGTCATCCACTGCACCGCCGGCAAGGACCGCACCGGCTTTGCCTGCGCGCTGATCCTGCACGCGCTGGGCGTGCCCGAGGAGACCATCGCGGAGGACTATCTGCTGACGAACCGGTTCTACCGCCGCGACCCGTCGGCGGCATCCGAACTGCCGCAGGACGTGCGCGACGCAATCGGCTCGGTAGAGGCCTCCTATCTCGCAGCCGGCTTCGAGGCCGTGCGCGACGACTATGGCGATCTCGAAACCTATTTGCGCGACGGGCTCAAGCTCGGCACATTCGAGCGAACGGCACTCAAGACGCGCTATCTGCAAGCCTAA
- a CDS encoding GrlR family regulatory protein: MTIRNGLYHIRIEMLDGVQGGNQGVMVLRDGTMRGGDSFFFAYGSYTSADGKWKGELTNEEHSPSFDERPVWGRKVVTIGFSGTYTDKTAYGEGIALAGKQSIRVKGNLRLLVAD, from the coding sequence ATGACAATCAGGAACGGGCTCTATCACATCCGGATCGAGATGCTGGATGGCGTGCAGGGCGGCAATCAAGGCGTCATGGTGCTGCGCGACGGCACCATGCGGGGCGGCGATTCATTTTTCTTCGCCTACGGCAGCTACACTTCGGCCGACGGCAAATGGAAAGGCGAGCTGACCAACGAGGAGCATTCGCCCTCGTTCGACGAACGGCCGGTATGGGGCCGCAAGGTCGTGACCATCGGTTTCAGCGGCACCTACACCGACAAGACCGCCTATGGCGAAGGCATCGCGCTTGCCGGCAAGCAGAGCATCCGCGTCAAGGGCAATCTGCGGCTCCTGGTGGCGGACTAA
- a CDS encoding metalloregulator ArsR/SmtB family transcription factor, translating to MPTAHDVLFRTLADPTRRAIFERLCRHGEQTVGALTARAGVSQPAVSKHLMALKQAGLVRDRHEGRQTHYSARLRALAPLIDWTSKMTGFWQSRFDDLEDLLKRMDQ from the coding sequence ATGCCCACCGCCCACGACGTGCTGTTCCGAACGCTTGCCGATCCGACCCGGCGGGCGATTTTCGAGCGGCTGTGCCGCCACGGCGAGCAGACCGTTGGCGCATTGACCGCGCGGGCTGGCGTGTCGCAACCGGCCGTCTCGAAGCATCTGATGGCGTTGAAGCAGGCGGGTCTCGTGCGCGACCGACACGAAGGCCGCCAGACGCATTACAGCGCACGGCTTCGCGCGCTTGCTCCGCTGATCGACTGGACCAGCAAGATGACCGGCTTCTGGCAAAGCCGGTTCGACGACCTCGAAGATCTCCTCAAGAGGATGGACCAATGA
- a CDS encoding DUF2161 family putative PD-(D/E)XK-type phosphodiesterase — METALYLPVKRFLEELGFAVKGEIGGCDLVGLSASDPPVVVIGELKLAFNLELILQAVDRAPAGDEVWIAAKMSSRGKGRESDARYRNLCRRLGFGMLGVTERGQVEVLVKPPTAALRREPKKRSRLVAEHQRRQGDPVLGGSTRAPIMTAYRQQALACASALADGPQRVRDLRARCPDAGKILLHNVYGWFARAERGIYGLTEAGHAALKRWPQPAIALDAGRPSPS; from the coding sequence TTGGAAACCGCGCTTTATCTGCCCGTGAAACGCTTCCTCGAAGAGCTCGGCTTCGCCGTGAAGGGCGAGATCGGCGGCTGCGATCTCGTGGGCCTCAGCGCCAGCGATCCGCCGGTCGTGGTGATCGGCGAGCTCAAGCTCGCCTTCAATCTCGAGCTGATCTTGCAGGCTGTCGACCGCGCCCCGGCCGGCGATGAGGTCTGGATCGCCGCCAAAATGTCCTCGCGCGGCAAGGGGCGCGAGAGCGATGCGCGCTATCGCAATCTCTGCCGCCGTCTCGGCTTCGGCATGCTTGGAGTCACCGAGCGCGGCCAGGTCGAGGTGTTGGTGAAGCCGCCGACCGCAGCGCTGCGACGCGAGCCGAAAAAGCGCTCGCGACTCGTTGCCGAGCACCAGCGCCGCCAGGGCGATCCGGTCCTCGGCGGCAGCACGCGCGCGCCGATCATGACAGCCTATCGCCAGCAGGCGCTGGCCTGCGCCTCCGCGCTCGCCGACGGCCCGCAACGGGTGCGCGATCTGCGTGCGCGATGTCCTGATGCCGGCAAGATTCTGCTGCACAATGTCTACGGCTGGTTCGCACGGGCCGAGCGGGGAATCTACGGATTGACCGAGGCTGGGCATGCTGCACTGAAGCGCTGGCCCCAGCCCGCGATCGCGCTCGACGCCGGTCGGCCATCACCGTCCTGA
- a CDS encoding GrlR family regulatory protein, with the protein MLEGFYKVRFQLGEAVGRSVMHVGDGKMLGGNSAFAHIGTYEKTGEEVAIVIKTVRHNPDPNYRAMAGTDDATLIAKGWPDGDLYRFKGELKELPGVPFQSVMMPIREDEVPIAGGVGEGGIANGLYSIHLRMLDGIEGGLTGVMLLNHGRILGGDASFYYLGSYTAANGRWKGQILNQEHTPARDENPVFGGHEVGIGFSGTYDDEQAVLEATALAGKRSLRLTAALKLMHPA; encoded by the coding sequence GTGTTGGAAGGTTTCTACAAGGTACGGTTTCAGCTCGGCGAAGCTGTCGGCCGCAGCGTCATGCATGTCGGCGACGGCAAGATGCTTGGCGGCAACTCGGCCTTTGCCCATATCGGCACTTATGAGAAGACGGGCGAAGAGGTCGCCATCGTCATCAAGACCGTGCGCCACAATCCTGATCCGAACTATCGCGCGATGGCCGGCACTGATGATGCGACCCTGATCGCCAAGGGCTGGCCGGACGGCGATCTCTACCGTTTCAAGGGCGAGCTGAAGGAACTGCCCGGCGTGCCCTTCCAGTCGGTGATGATGCCGATCAGGGAGGACGAGGTGCCGATCGCCGGCGGCGTCGGCGAGGGCGGCATCGCCAACGGTCTCTATTCGATCCATCTGCGGATGCTGGACGGCATCGAAGGGGGCCTCACCGGCGTCATGCTGCTCAACCACGGGCGCATCCTCGGTGGCGATGCCTCGTTCTATTATCTCGGCAGCTACACGGCAGCGAACGGCCGCTGGAAAGGCCAGATCCTGAACCAGGAGCACACGCCGGCCCGCGATGAAAATCCGGTGTTCGGCGGCCATGAGGTCGGCATCGGATTCTCCGGCACCTATGACGACGAGCAGGCGGTGCTGGAAGCCACCGCGCTCGCCGGCAAGCGCAGCCTGCGGCTGACCGCGGCGCTGAAGCTGATGCATCCCGCCTGA
- a CDS encoding tetratricopeptide repeat protein, with protein MRTALCAILLTFATPLAAHAQSADLVLCDRLAADPSDPDKPADVKGVTEVASADIATAIKFCKTAAGSSRRAMYELGRAHAANRQMAEAMAAWRKAADKGSSAAMVELGVLYGTGAGVARDEAQARKLFEKAAQAGNPRGVSNLAALGGSPGAAPADPARARELLGKAAETNAEAQYQLGLMLASGDGGEKDDVAARALFEKAAAQNHPGALERMGAFAQEGRGGPKDAAAAKAYYERAAALGDEDAKKALERIRCPYAIKDKRGQLVTTLCF; from the coding sequence ATGCGGACAGCTCTCTGCGCCATTCTCCTGACGTTCGCGACACCGCTCGCTGCGCATGCGCAGTCAGCCGATCTCGTGCTGTGCGATCGGCTGGCGGCCGATCCCAGCGATCCCGACAAGCCGGCTGACGTCAAGGGAGTGACCGAGGTCGCAAGCGCCGACATCGCGACCGCGATCAAGTTCTGCAAGACGGCGGCAGGCTCATCGCGCCGCGCGATGTACGAGCTTGGGCGCGCCCACGCTGCCAATCGTCAGATGGCGGAAGCGATGGCAGCCTGGCGCAAGGCGGCCGACAAGGGCTCGAGCGCGGCGATGGTCGAGCTCGGCGTACTCTACGGCACCGGCGCAGGCGTCGCCAGGGACGAGGCGCAGGCGCGAAAGCTGTTCGAGAAGGCGGCGCAGGCCGGCAACCCGCGTGGCGTCAGCAATCTTGCCGCGCTTGGCGGTTCGCCCGGGGCAGCTCCGGCCGACCCGGCGCGGGCGCGCGAGCTGCTCGGCAAGGCCGCTGAGACCAATGCGGAAGCGCAGTATCAGCTCGGTCTGATGCTTGCGAGCGGCGACGGCGGTGAAAAGGACGACGTCGCGGCGCGCGCGCTGTTCGAGAAGGCGGCCGCGCAAAACCACCCGGGCGCACTGGAGCGGATGGGCGCGTTCGCGCAGGAAGGCCGCGGCGGTCCGAAGGACGCGGCCGCGGCGAAGGCCTATTACGAGCGAGCGGCCGCGCTCGGCGATGAAGACGCCAAGAAGGCGCTGGAGCGGATCCGCTGTCCCTACGCGATCAAGGACAAGCGCGGCCAGCTCGTCACCACGCTTTGCTTCTGA
- a CDS encoding MliC family protein, whose product MDGHKAIILILAVAVSAGGTLSATGAKAQTFQGYRCADGTQFIVTFYEGDKRAFMQIDGGAIPLAKRPTLSGARYFGAGITLKIGKTGTTVKHLKRPVTACEPS is encoded by the coding sequence ATGGATGGGCACAAGGCCATTATTTTGATTTTGGCCGTCGCCGTCTCGGCCGGCGGAACCTTGAGCGCGACCGGCGCGAAGGCGCAGACGTTCCAGGGCTATCGTTGCGCCGACGGCACACAGTTCATCGTGACATTCTACGAGGGCGACAAGCGCGCCTTCATGCAGATCGACGGCGGCGCCATTCCGCTGGCCAAGCGGCCAACGCTGTCGGGTGCACGTTACTTCGGCGCCGGGATCACGTTGAAGATCGGCAAGACCGGTACCACGGTCAAGCATCTGAAACGGCCCGTCACGGCTTGCGAACCGAGCTGA
- a CDS encoding DUF1801 domain-containing protein has product MTPLEKIDQLIAGITDWRGKTFASLRKTILEADSEIVEQWKWMGSPVWERDGIIAVANAHKGKVKLTFMYGARLADPERLFNAGVDGNERRAIDFLEGDKINTRALKQLVRAAIDYNRGKVKKKAPAARAKPRKAG; this is encoded by the coding sequence ATGACTCCATTGGAAAAAATCGACCAACTGATTGCAGGGATCACCGACTGGCGCGGCAAGACGTTTGCGAGCCTGCGCAAGACCATCCTCGAGGCCGACAGCGAGATCGTCGAGCAATGGAAATGGATGGGCAGCCCGGTGTGGGAGCGCGACGGCATCATCGCGGTCGCCAACGCCCACAAGGGCAAAGTGAAGCTGACCTTCATGTACGGAGCGCGTCTCGCCGATCCCGAAAGACTCTTCAACGCCGGCGTCGATGGCAACGAGCGTCGCGCGATCGATTTCCTGGAGGGTGACAAGATCAACACGCGCGCGCTGAAGCAGCTCGTGCGTGCGGCGATCGACTATAATCGGGGCAAGGTGAAGAAGAAGGCGCCGGCGGCGCGTGCGAAACCCCGCAAGGCGGGGTGA
- a CDS encoding SDR family oxidoreductase, translating to MQGKVLIVTGALGALGQVVAETALARGARVGGIDHVPSQAVATAQHIELGGVDLSDEAQAKTAVSAAAKHFGRLDALINIAGGFAFESVGDGDVKTWQRMYTLNVLTALNTSRAALPHLAASKAGRIVNVGAMGALQAGSGMGPYAASKAGVHRLTEALANEWKGKVTVNAVLPSIIDTEANRVSMPDADFSKWVTPQELAEVILFLASDAASAVTGALIPVSGRV from the coding sequence ATGCAAGGAAAAGTTCTCATCGTGACTGGTGCGCTCGGCGCGCTGGGCCAGGTGGTGGCGGAGACGGCGCTGGCGCGCGGCGCGCGCGTCGGCGGCATCGATCATGTACCTTCGCAGGCCGTCGCGACTGCGCAGCATATCGAGCTCGGCGGCGTCGATCTGTCGGACGAAGCGCAGGCGAAGACGGCGGTCTCTGCGGCGGCAAAACATTTCGGCCGACTCGATGCGCTGATCAACATCGCCGGCGGCTTTGCCTTCGAGTCGGTCGGCGACGGCGACGTCAAGACCTGGCAGCGCATGTATACGCTGAACGTGCTGACCGCGCTCAACACCTCGCGCGCCGCGCTCCCGCACCTTGCGGCCTCGAAGGCCGGCCGCATCGTCAATGTCGGCGCGATGGGCGCGCTCCAGGCCGGCTCCGGCATGGGCCCCTACGCAGCCTCGAAGGCCGGCGTGCACCGCCTCACCGAGGCGCTCGCCAACGAGTGGAAAGGCAAGGTCACTGTCAACGCGGTGTTGCCCTCGATCATTGACACCGAGGCCAATCGCGTCAGCATGCCGGATGCGGATTTTTCCAAGTGGGTAACGCCGCAGGAACTCGCCGAGGTGATCCTCTTCCTCGCAAGCGACGCAGCAAGCGCCGTGACGGGCGCGCTGATTCCGGTGAGCGGACGCGTTTAG